In the Mycolicibacter minnesotensis genome, CCCCTTGGGCCGATTCATCGACCGCGACCAGCACGTCGAGGAGGACGAACCGCACTCGCCGTACGAGGTGCAGGTGATCTGCCGGCCGAAGTCCGAGAAGTACCTACGTGCCCAGATCGTCCAACACACGGCGAGCAACGACCTCATTCTGCGGGGGATCCACACCGGTCGCGTCGGTGACGACAACATCGCTCTCACCGCCACCATGTTGTCGGATAATCGAGCACCGGACCGGCTTGAGCGTCTGGTCGCCGAACTGTCCCTGCAACCAGGTGTCTACGCGGTGCAGTGGCACGCCGAAGACCAGTCGTCGCTGTCACCGGATTGAGCTGATCGATGTCTAGGCTGTTGTTCCGGAGGTAGCCACGGTGGATGCGTTCGCAGGTATGTGGTCGGTGCTGCCCGGTCCGATGCGCGACCCGGTTATCTTCGCCGTGCCTTTTTTCCTGCTGCTGCTCACCCTGGAGTGGTTTGCCGCGCGCAAGCTGGAGCAGTCCGAAGCAGAGGCCGTGCCGGTCGGCGGGTACCGCACCCAGGACGCCTGGGCGAGTATCTCGATGGGCTTGGTGTCCATGGCCACCACCGCCGGCTGGAAGTTCGTCGCGCTGCTGGGCTACGCAGCCATCTACACCTATGTGGCGCCCTGGCATCTGTCGCCCGAGCGTTGGTACACCTGGGTGATCGCACTCGTCGGTGTGGACCTGCTCTACTACACCTACCACCGCCTCGCGCATCGGATCCGGCTGATCTGGGCCACCCACCAGGCCCACCATTCCAGCCGCTATTTCAACTTCGCCACCGCACTGCGCCAGAAGTGGAACAACAGCGGGGAGATCTTGATGTGGATTCCCTTGCCGCTGTTGGGTATTCCGCCATGGATGGTATTCGCCAGTTTCACCGTGAGTCTGGTCTACCAGTTCTGGGTGCACACCGAACGGATCGACAAGCTGCCGCGCGCAGTGGAGTTCGTCTTCAACACCCCGTCACATCACCGGGTGCACCACGGTATGGACCCGGAGTACCTGGACCGCAACTACGGCGGCATCCTCATCATCTGGGATCGGATCTTCGGCAGCTTCACCCCCGAGCGATTTCGTCCGCACTACGGGCTGACCAAGCCGGTCGACACCTACAACATCGTGACCCTGCAATTCCACGAGTACGCCTCGATCATCGCCGATGTACGCAGCGCGACCCGGTGGCGCGATCGGCTGGGCTATCTCTTCGGGCCGCCCGGCTGGCAGCCCGGCGTCACCGAGCCGAATCGCGCCGCGGTACCAAAATCGCCGTGACGTAATGAGCGGCGCACCGACGGGTGTTCGCCTAGGCTGGCGAACGTCGCATCCGAGCGACAACGCCCGCCGATTAAGGTCGCGGCGTTCCGATAAGAAGGGGACAACGTGGCACAGAGCTTGGGAGACACGCTCACCGCAGGGAAGAAGCTCGTCAAAGGCGAGTCGCTGACCTCCAACAACGGGGCCTACACGCTGACGTTGCAGGAAGACGGCAACTTGGTGTTGGCAGCGCGGGGCAAGGCCGTCTGGGCGTCGGGCACCGACGGTAACGACGTCGTGCGCGCCGAGGTGCAGTCGGACGGCAACTTCGTCCTGTACACCGCCGACAAGCCGATCTGGCACACCGACACCAAGGGCAAGAAGGACGCCAAGCTGGTCCTGCAGGACGACCGCAACCTGGTGCTGTACGCCGCCGACGGCGCGGCCTGGTCCACCAAGACCGAGACCGACGCTCCGCCGCCGGAAGAGCCCAAGGCCGAAGAGGCCCCGGCTCCCGTAGAGGAGGCCGCACCCGCGGCCCGCACCTACACCGTGGTCTCCGGTGACACCTTGTTCGCCATCGCCGAGCGCTTCTACGGTGACGGCAACAAGTACCCGCAGATCGCGGAGGCCAGCGGTATCGCCAACCCCGACCTGATCCACCCCGGTCAGGAGCTGACGATCCCCTGATCGCCGCGCAACGCTGACGCGGCGGCCCGGATCCCCAGGGGCCGGGCCGCCGCGCTGCGCCACGGTGGTCTGGCCCGGCCGGACTGAAACCGGTCCACAACGATAGGAGTCGACGGTTGCGCAGGCCCGTTGCGCGGATGTTGGCGATGTTGCTGGGGATCGGTGTCGCGGCTGTCGGCCCGACGGCCGTCACGGCCCGAGCCGATCGAGTGCTGGTGTTCCCCGGAATGGAGATTCGCCAGGACACCCACGTCTGCACCTTGGGTTACGTCGATCCGGTGACGCGGGTGGCCTTCTCCGCCGGCCACTGCCGGGGCAGTGGTGCCGTCACCGACAGGGGCGGACGGCTCATCGGCCACCTGGCGACCTTTCGGGACAACACCCCCAACGGCTCGACGGTCAACACCGATCAGGTGATCGCCGACTACGAGGCGATCGTGCTGGCCGACGATGTCGACGTCAACGATGTGCTGCCCGGCGGCTTGCAACTGCAAGCCGACCCGGACCACGAGATGAATCCGGGTGAGCCGGTCTGTCACTTCGGCATCGTCACCGGAGAGACCTGTGGCGCCATCGAGCGGATCAACAACGGCTGGTTCACCATGAGTCGCAGCATCCGCAGTCAGCAGGGTGATTCGGGCGGCCCGGTCTACGCCGTACGAGACGGTGGTTCGGCTCGCATCGTCGGGCTGTTCAACAGCGTGTGGGGCGAGTATCCCGCGGCCGTGTCGTGGTCGGCGATCTCACAGCAGGTCCGCGAAGACGTCGGCGTTCCGGCCCCGCAGCCATGACCCCCACGCCGCGGCCTCCCATTCAGATCGCCTGGGTGACCAGCGACCTCGACGCCACCGAATCGACCCTGACCGCCCTGCTGGGCGCGCGCCGATGGGTCCGCATGCCGGGCGTGCACTTCGCCCCGGACGCCTGCAGTTACCTGGGCGAGCCGGCAGATTTCGTCGCCGACATCTCGCTGAGCTACGTCGGCGACATGCAATTGGAGCTGATCGCCCCGGTGCGCGGCCGCAGCCTCTACGACGACTTCCTGCGTGGCGGCGGGCCGGGCCTGCATCACGTCTGCATCGAGGCCGAGGACCCCAACGACTTCGAGGCTATGCTGAACGACGCCGCCGGGCGGGGCGCCCCGGTGGTTGCCCGGGGTGTCATGCCCGGCGGCATGCAATTCGCGTACGTCTCAGCTCCGGACGCGGGCATCCCCTACCTGGAGATCGCTTACATCCCCGCTGAGATCAGGTCCGTGTTCGAGTACATCAAACAGGAGCAGCGGTGAGCACCCAGATCCCGGAAACCACCAGTGCCGAAGCGGTTTCGGAGTGGTCTGACGAGGTGGACGTCGTGGTGATCGGCTTCGGCATCGCCGGTGGCTGCGCGGCGGTCACGGCGGCGGCGGCCGGAGACCGGGTATTGGTACTGGAGCGGGCCGCCGAAGCCGGCGGTACCACGTCCATGGCCGGCGGTCACTTCTACCTCGGCGGCGGTACCGCCGTCCAGCAGGCCACCGGGCATCCTGACTCGGCCGAGGAGATGTACAAGTACCTCGTGGCGGTATCGCGCGAGCCCGAGCACGACAAGATCCGGGCCTACTGCGACGGCAGCGTCGAACACTTCAACTGGCTCGAAGACCTGGGCATCGCCTTCGAGCGCAGCTACTACCCGGAGAAGGCGGTGATCCAGCCCAACACCGAGGGGCTGATGTTCACCGGCAACGAGAAGGTGTGGCCGTTTCTGAACGAGGCCGTTCCGGCCCCGCGCGGACACAAGGTCCCGGTGCCCGGCGACACCCAGGGCGCCAAGATGGCGATCGATCTGTTGCTCAAGCGGGCCGACAGCCTCGGGGTGGCGATCCGCTACGAGACCGGCGCCACCGGTCTGGTCACCGACGCCTCCGGTGCCGTCGTGGGCGTGGCATGGAAGCACTTCACCGAAAGTGGAGTCATCAAGGCGAAGTCGGTGGTGATCGCCGCCGGTGGCTTCGTGATGAACCCGGAGATGGTGGCGCAGCACACGCCCAAGCTGGCGGAGAAGCCTTTCGTACTGGGCAACACCTACGACGACGGCCTGGGCATCCGGATGGGTATCTCGGTGGGTGGTGCGACCAAGCACATGGACCAGATATTCATCACCGCGCCGGTCTATCCGCCCTCGATCCTGCTCACCGGGATCATCGTCAACAAAGAGGGCAAGCGCTTCGTCGCCGAGGACTCCTATCACTCACGGACGTCGGGTTTCGTCATGGACCAACCGGACAGTGCGGCGTACCTGATCGTCGACGAGGAGCACATGCGCAAGCCGCAGGTGCCCTTGGTGCCGCTCATCGACGGCTGGGAAACGGTACCGGAAATGGAAGCCGCCCTGGGCATTCCGGAAGGAAACCTGGTGGCCACCCTGGATCGCTACAACACCTACGCGGCGCAGGGGGAGGACCCGGACTTCCACAAGCAGCCGCCGTTCCTCGCCCCGCAGGACACCGGGCCGTGGGGCGCGTTCGACCTGACTCTGGGCAAGGCGATGTACGCCGGATTCACCATGGGCGGACTGGCCACCTCGGTGGACGGCGAAGTGCTGAATGCCGAGGGCCGCCCGGTACCGGGCCTGTATGCGGCCGGTGCCTGCGCGGCCAATATCGCCCAGGACGGCAAGGGCTATGCCAGCGGAACCCAGCTGGGGGAGGGCTCGTTCTTCGGCCGGCGCGCCGGGGCGCACGCGGCTGCTCGCTAGAGCGGGCTTCTTAGACCGGGCTGAGGTCCCAGCGGCCCTGGCCGAGCAGTTCGAGCACGTGGCGATGGTGCTGGCGGACGGTGTGTCGATGGCTCACGCTGACCAGAATGGTATCGGGCAGTTCGGTGCGCAGCAGCCGGTACAGGGTCAGCTCCAGCCCCTCGTCCAGCGCTGACGTCGACTCGTCGAGGAACACGGCTTTGGGCCGGGTCAACAGGATTCGGGCGAACGCCACCCGCTGCTGCTCGCCGGGTGAGAGCACCTTGGCCCAGTCGTCGACTTCGTCGAGCCGCTCGACCAGGTTCGGCAGGGCCACCTTGTTCAACGCCTCATCGATCGCGGCGTCAGACACCTCGCCCACCGCCAGCGGGTAGGACACGACGGTGCGCAGGTCGCCCAGCGGGATATAGGGCAGCTGCGAGATGAACATGGTGGCGTTGGCCGCATCGGGTCGGCGCAGGGTGCCCGAGGCGTACGGCCACAGTTGAGCCAGGCTGCGCAGCAACGTGGTCTTGCCGCTGCCCGACGGGCCCGCGATCATCAGCGCGTCGCCGGCGCTCAGCTGCACGTCGAGTGCCTCGATCAGCGGGACGCCGTCAGGGCTGCGCACCTCGACGCCCTCCAGCGCCACGCTGTCGTCAGGGCTGGGTTTGACCAGCAGCTCGGGCAGCTCCCTGGCCTCGCGATTGGCCTCAAGCAACCCGTGCAGCCGGATGATCGAGGCACGGTAGCCGGCGAAGTTGTCATAGGCATTGCGGAAGAACGACAGTGAATCGGAAATGCTGCCGAACGCCGACGCGGTCTGCGCGACCCCGCCGAACATGATCTGTCCGTCGAACAGGCGCGGCGCCTGGATCACCCAGGGCAGCGGCACGATCGCCTGGCTCACCGACAGGTTCCAGCCGGCGAACCCGATGGTTCGGTTCACGAACGCCAGGTAGTTCGCGACGATGGCGCGGAACCTGGTCCGCAACTGAACCCGCTCGGCGAGCTCGCCCCGGTAGAACGCGACCGATTCGGCCGCGTCGCGAACCCGCACCAGCGCGTAGCGGAAGGCGGCGTTGGTGAGCTCGTTGCGGAAACTCAGCCGGATCAGGGGCCGGCCGATCCAGAACGCGACGATCGTCGCGACGGTCACATAGACCAGCACGATCAGGAACATCGCGCGCGGGATGTCGAAACCGAAGACGGTCAGGGTGCCAGACAGGTTCCACAAGATCGCGGTGAAGGACACCACGGTGACCATGGACTGCACGGCGCCGAACAGCAGTGTGCTGCCGGTGCTGTTGGCCGGGGCGTTCACGCTGGCGCCGTTGCCCGCGGTGAAGATGTCGATGTCCTGCTGAATGCGCTGGTCGGGGTTGTCGATGGCGCCTTCGATGGCCTCGCCCACCGCCGGGTCCAGCGGCGTGGTGACGAAGCGGGACCGGTAGTAGGCCCGGCCGTCCAGCCAGTCGCCCGTGAGCCGTTCGGTGAGCCAGATCCGCCAATTCACCATGAAGTGCTGGGTCAGGTAGATGTCGAGCATCACCCGTGCCACATGCAGCACCGCCATCACGCTGAAGATCGCGATCGACATCCAGAATCCGTGCACACCAGACGCTCTGACGGCGTCATCGCCGCCCGCGGCGCCCTGGAACGCGGTCTGCAGCGACGAATACAGGTCGTTGCCCTGGAAGCTGAACAACACGTTGAGCCGGACCGCGGTGATCACCGACAGCAGCAGCACACCCAGCATCACCCAGACC is a window encoding:
- a CDS encoding sterol desaturase family protein, translated to MDAFAGMWSVLPGPMRDPVIFAVPFFLLLLTLEWFAARKLEQSEAEAVPVGGYRTQDAWASISMGLVSMATTAGWKFVALLGYAAIYTYVAPWHLSPERWYTWVIALVGVDLLYYTYHRLAHRIRLIWATHQAHHSSRYFNFATALRQKWNNSGEILMWIPLPLLGIPPWMVFASFTVSLVYQFWVHTERIDKLPRAVEFVFNTPSHHRVHHGMDPEYLDRNYGGILIIWDRIFGSFTPERFRPHYGLTKPVDTYNIVTLQFHEYASIIADVRSATRWRDRLGYLFGPPGWQPGVTEPNRAAVPKSP
- a CDS encoding LysM peptidoglycan-binding domain-containing protein, with translation MGDTLTAGKKLVKGESLTSNNGAYTLTLQEDGNLVLAARGKAVWASGTDGNDVVRAEVQSDGNFVLYTADKPIWHTDTKGKKDAKLVLQDDRNLVLYAADGAAWSTKTETDAPPPEEPKAEEAPAPVEEAAPAARTYTVVSGDTLFAIAERFYGDGNKYPQIAEASGIANPDLIHPGQELTIP
- a CDS encoding Rv1815 family serine proteinase, whose translation is MLAMLLGIGVAAVGPTAVTARADRVLVFPGMEIRQDTHVCTLGYVDPVTRVAFSAGHCRGSGAVTDRGGRLIGHLATFRDNTPNGSTVNTDQVIADYEAIVLADDVDVNDVLPGGLQLQADPDHEMNPGEPVCHFGIVTGETCGAIERINNGWFTMSRSIRSQQGDSGGPVYAVRDGGSARIVGLFNSVWGEYPAAVSWSAISQQVREDVGVPAPQP
- a CDS encoding VOC family protein, which translates into the protein MTPTPRPPIQIAWVTSDLDATESTLTALLGARRWVRMPGVHFAPDACSYLGEPADFVADISLSYVGDMQLELIAPVRGRSLYDDFLRGGGPGLHHVCIEAEDPNDFEAMLNDAAGRGAPVVARGVMPGGMQFAYVSAPDAGIPYLEIAYIPAEIRSVFEYIKQEQR
- a CDS encoding FAD-binding protein, encoding MSTQIPETTSAEAVSEWSDEVDVVVIGFGIAGGCAAVTAAAAGDRVLVLERAAEAGGTTSMAGGHFYLGGGTAVQQATGHPDSAEEMYKYLVAVSREPEHDKIRAYCDGSVEHFNWLEDLGIAFERSYYPEKAVIQPNTEGLMFTGNEKVWPFLNEAVPAPRGHKVPVPGDTQGAKMAIDLLLKRADSLGVAIRYETGATGLVTDASGAVVGVAWKHFTESGVIKAKSVVIAAGGFVMNPEMVAQHTPKLAEKPFVLGNTYDDGLGIRMGISVGGATKHMDQIFITAPVYPPSILLTGIIVNKEGKRFVAEDSYHSRTSGFVMDQPDSAAYLIVDEEHMRKPQVPLVPLIDGWETVPEMEAALGIPEGNLVATLDRYNTYAAQGEDPDFHKQPPFLAPQDTGPWGAFDLTLGKAMYAGFTMGGLATSVDGEVLNAEGRPVPGLYAAGACAANIAQDGKGYASGTQLGEGSFFGRRAGAHAAAR
- a CDS encoding ABC transporter ATP-binding protein/permease, yielding MDSKLFNPSIDWAHALPDSLVWIALAWTISAVGVLAVAAVLRVSTRWGRQFWEISGPYFTGRDSVRVWVMLGVLLLSVITAVRLNVLFSFQGNDLYSSLQTAFQGAAGGDDAVRASGVHGFWMSIAIFSVMAVLHVARVMLDIYLTQHFMVNWRIWLTERLTGDWLDGRAYYRSRFVTTPLDPAVGEAIEGAIDNPDQRIQQDIDIFTAGNGASVNAPANSTGSTLLFGAVQSMVTVVSFTAILWNLSGTLTVFGFDIPRAMFLIVLVYVTVATIVAFWIGRPLIRLSFRNELTNAAFRYALVRVRDAAESVAFYRGELAERVQLRTRFRAIVANYLAFVNRTIGFAGWNLSVSQAIVPLPWVIQAPRLFDGQIMFGGVAQTASAFGSISDSLSFFRNAYDNFAGYRASIIRLHGLLEANREARELPELLVKPSPDDSVALEGVEVRSPDGVPLIEALDVQLSAGDALMIAGPSGSGKTTLLRSLAQLWPYASGTLRRPDAANATMFISQLPYIPLGDLRTVVSYPLAVGEVSDAAIDEALNKVALPNLVERLDEVDDWAKVLSPGEQQRVAFARILLTRPKAVFLDESTSALDEGLELTLYRLLRTELPDTILVSVSHRHTVRQHHRHVLELLGQGRWDLSPV